Proteins from a genomic interval of Capsicum annuum cultivar UCD-10X-F1 chromosome 4, UCD10Xv1.1, whole genome shotgun sequence:
- the LOC107855911 gene encoding tubby-like F-box protein 5, translating into MSFKCIVRELKEMKDGIGSISRRGEVEGRHWRNRTRTHIAPDVVPFDPDQQGQWANIPPELLLDIVRRVEESETSFPARTSVVFCASVCKSWREVTKEIVKTPEECGRLTFPISLKQPGPRESPIHCFIKRDRANSVYRLYFGLTPSEDESDKLLLAAKRIRRATSTDFVISLVSDDFSRASSTYVGKLRSNFIGTKFTIYDSQPPSDAAIQHCGRLSRRFSAKQVSPTVSACNYSIATVSYELNVLRTRGPRRMHCAMHSIPFSSIQEGGSAPTPTSFPHSDERPSPLLVSKAQEPAVNISSTVSVPSREPLVLKNKAPRWHEQLQCWCLNFKGRVTVASVKNFQLVAAVDPSQNIPAAVQETTILQFGKIGKDIFTMDYCYPLSAFQAFAICLSSFDTKPACE; encoded by the exons ATGTCGTTCAAGTGCATTGTCCGCGAGCTGAAGGAAATGAAAGATGGGATAGGGAGTATATCAAGGAGAGGAGAAGTGGAAGGAAGGCATTGGAGAAATAGAACCCGAACACATATAGCTCCTGATGTGGTCCCTTTTGATCCCGATCAACAAGGCCAATGGGCAAATATACCACCAGAACTGCTTTTGGATATTGTCCGCAGGGTTGAAGAGAGTGAGACATCATTTCCTGCTCGGACATCGGTAGTCTTTTGTGCATCTGTTTGCAAGTCATGGAGGGAAGTTACGAAAGAGATTGTCAAGACTCCTGAAGAATGTGGTAGGCTTACATTCCCCATTTCACTTAAGCAG CCGGGTCCCCGTGAATCTCCAATTCATTGCTTTATTAAACGGGACAGAGCAAATTCAGTTTATCGCCTCTACTTTGGTTTGACTCCAT CTGAGGATGAGAGTGATAAACTATTGCTGGCTGCCAAAAGGATCAGAAGGGCAACAAGCACAGACTTTGTAATTTCATTGGTGTCGGATGATTTTTCTCGAGCTAGCAGTACATATGTTGGAAAACTGCG ATCTAACTTTATTGGAACCAAGTTCACCATATATGATAGCCAACCTCCAAGTGATGCAGCAATTCAACATTGTGGTAGACTTAGTCGACGATTCAGTGCAAAACAAGTATCCCCGACAGTATCTGCGTGCAACTACAGTATAGCCACCGTTTCCTATGAACTCAACGTTCTCCGTACAAGAGGACCTAGGAGAATGCATTGCGCCATGCATTCCATTCCTTTCTCCTCTATCCAAGAGGGAGGCAGTGCTCCAACGCCCACATCATTCCCACATTCTGATGAGAGGCCATCTCCCCTACTAGTCTCAAAAGCACAGGAGCCAGCTGTAAATATCAGCTCAACAGTGTCAGTGCCTTCTCGAGAGCCACTTGTGCTAAAAAACAAAGCCCCTCGATGGCATGAACAGTTGCAGTGCTGGTGCCTAAACTTTAAAGGACGCGTCACAGTGGCTTCTGTCAAAAACTTTCAGCTTGTTGCAGCCGTTGATCCATCTCAAAATATACCAGCTGCagtacaagaaacaacaattttGCAATTTGGTAAAATCGGAAAGGATATCTTCACCATGGATTACTGCTATCCTCTCTCGGCGTTCCAAGCCTTTGCAATTTGCTTGAGCAGTTTCGACACGAAACCAGCCTGTGAATGA